The DNA sequence TCGCCGCGCTGGCCTACATCGCCGCTCCCGCCATCTATCTCATCTTCGGCATCATGCCGGTGACCGCCTACAGCTGGGACTTCTTCGGCCGGTTGATCCCGTTCCTCGTGCTCAACCAGCTGATGTTCCTCATCATCAGCCACGGCACCCCGACGTGGCGTGGTCAGCAGTACAGCCTCGCGCTGTTCCCGGTGTGGATCCGGGCCTGCTACACCGCGTTCCTCAACGTGGTGTTCGGCCGTCCGCTGGGCTTCGCGGTCACCCCGAAGACGCGCCAGGAGGCGACGGCGATCCCGTGGCACCTGGTCAAGTGGCAGCTCGCCGCGATCGCGCTGCTGGTCATCGCGTCGGTGATCGGGGTCGTGCAGCTGTATTTCGGCGCCATCTCCGTGCTCGGCGTCGGGGTGAACCTGTTCTGGGTGTTGTTCGACCTGTTGATTCTGAGCGTGGTGTTCCAGGCGGTGCGGTACCGCGGACACCAGGACGAAGGAGTGTGATGAGCCAATATCCGACCCGCGTCACGGAATCGGGTGTCTCGGTGGTCCGGCCCGACGGCCGCTTGAACATGGTGGCCGCACCGGCGTTGCGCAGACAACTCCACGAGCTCGTCGACGCGGGCAACACGCGCGTCGTCGTGGATCTCAGCGCGACCGAGTTCATCGACTCCTCCGGTCTGGGTGCACTGATCTCCGGACTGAAGGTGGCGCGGCAGGCCGGGGGAGACCTGCGAATCGCCGCGCCCACCCGCCAGGTGACCACGGTGCTGGAGCTGACCAACCTCAATCGTGTTCTGGCAACCTATGATTCGGCCGACGGTGCCTTCGATGGCGACTCCTGAGTCGTCGGTCGTACTCGAGACCACGACGGGGCCCGACACCCTCGATGCCGTGCAGCGCACGCTCGATGCGCTGTGGGCGGCACATGAGGTCGACGAGATGGTGCGCATCCACATGGACCTGGCCGCAGGTGAGATCGCGGCGAACATCGTCGAGCATTCCGGCGGTGGTGACGCGGTGCGGCTGCGGATGGAGGCGACACTCGACGGGAACGCGGTACGCACCACGTTCCTCGACGACGGCCATCCTTCACCGGTCGACCTGACCGAGGTCAGGATGCCCGAGGAACTGTCCGACCGCGGACGCGGTCTGGCCATCGCCCACCGGGTCCTCGACGAGCTGTCCTACCGCCGCGACGGTGAGGGCAACCACTGGACGCTGGTCCGCAGCCTCACTCCGTGACGGCTCAGCCGGTCAGATAACGCTGAACGGTCGGTCCCAGCCAGTGCTCGATCTCCGGGCACGACATCGCGGTCACCGGTGGCAACGCCAGGACGTAACGGCACAGGGCCAGGCCGAGCATCTGCGTGGCGATCAGGCCCGCGGACCGGAGTGGGTCGTCCGCGCCGGCGGCGGTGACCGTCGGCAGTAACTGGGTGGTGAAGATCTCGGCCATCTTCTCGGCGGCGACGGTGTTGGTGGCGGCCGCGCGCAACAGCACGACGAGCGCCTCGTCGCGCTCCCAGCGATCGACGAAGTGCGCGACCAGTCGAGGTCCGACATCGTCGCGGGCGACCGCGGACAGGTCGGGCAGTTCCAGATCGAAATACGCCGCGGCGGCGAACAGTTCCTCCTTGCTCCCGAAATACCGCATCACCATGGACGGATCGATACCGGCGTCGGCGGCGATCGCGCGGATGGTCGCCCGGTCGTAACCGGCCGTGCCGAATCGTTCGCGGGCCGCCGCGAGGATGCGCGTCTTGGTGTGTTCGGAGGACCGCCGCATGCCAACTAGTGTAGGCCAACATCTGTTGACATCAGTGGCGATGACGCGCACGATGGAATATGCCAACAAGCGTTGGCATAACACCTCGCGAAGGAGTCCGTCATGGACGACACCGATGTCCTGGTGGTGGGCGCCGGCCCCACCGGCCTGACGGTCGCGTGCGCGCTGGCCGAACGCGGCGTGGCGGCCACGGTCGTCGACCGTCAGCCCGCGGGCGTGAACACCTCCCGCGCCGCGGTGGTCAACGCCCGCAGCCTCGAAGTGCTCGAACACCTCGACGTCGCGCGGCGGGTGGTCGACCGGGGGCGGCAGGCGCCGCGGTTCACCATCCGGGACAGGACCCGCACGCTGATCACCGTCGACTTCGCCGGTCTGCCGACGAGATATCCCTACAGCCTGATGCTCCCGCAGTCGTCCACCGAAGAGATCCTGCGGACCCGGCTGGGGGAGTTGGGTGCAACGGTGCTCCGCCCGAAGGTGGTGACCGCGGTGACGCAGGACCGTGCGGGGGTGACCACCCGGTTCGACGACGGGGACAGCATCCGGTCCCGCTACGTCGTGGGCGCCGACGGGGTCCACAGCACGGTGCGTCGACAGGCGGACATCCGGTTCGGCGGCGGCGAGTACGACGACTCCTTCCTGCTCGCCGATGTCCGGCTGACCGGTGAGGTGCCCACCGACGAGGTCATCTTGTTCTGGGCCCGCGCGGGCCTCACGGTCGTGGCGCCGCTCCCCGGCGGAGTGCACCGCATCGTCGCGCCCGTCGCCGAGGCCCCCGAACGCCCGTCGGCGACGACCGTGCAGCACCTCCTGGACGCGCGCGGTCCGGGTGCCGGGAGGATCGAAGTTCGAGAGGTGATCTGGGGTTCACGGTTCCGCATCCACCACCGCATCGCCGACACCTACCGGTCGCGACGCCTGGTGCTGGCGGGAGACGCCGCCCATGTGCACAGCCCGGCCGGCGGTCAGGGGATGAACCTCGGCATCCAGGACGCGGTCGTGCTGGCGGAGGCCTTGGCGGCCGTCGTCGCCGGGGCGTCGGACGATCCGCTCGACGACTACGCGCGCACCCGCCGGGCGGTGGCGCGGGAGGTGGTGGCGATGACCGACCGCCTGACCAGGCTGGCCACCGTGCCGCGTGGCTTACGGCCGTTGCGCAACAGCGCAATCGGTGCGGCCGCGCACATCCCGGCGGTTCGGTCGGCACTCGCCTGGCGACTCAGCGGCCTGGTGTACCGAATCTGAAATCCGGGCGCCGCTTCTGAGACAATCGTGCGATGTCGATGCCGCGCGAGCCAGCAGGGTTGCGGGAGCGCAAGAAACGCAAGACCCGCGCGACGATCCGACGCGAGGCGTTCCGGTTGATCAAGGAGCAGGGCTTCCACAACACGACCGTCGAACAGATCTCCGCCGCCGCCGACATCTCGCCGCGGACCTTCTCCCGCTACTTCCCGACCAAAGAAGCAGTCCTGTTGTCCGACGACCATATTGCGCCCATCGTCACCGCGTTCGCCGAGGCGCCCGCGGAGTTGTCGGCCGTCGAGGCCTACCGGTACGCCGTGGCCAAGACGTTCGGCGAGCTGACCGAGGACCAGCGTGAGGAAGCGGTCACCGGACAACGCCTGATGTACGAGGTGCCCGAGGCCCGCGGCCTGCTCTACACCGAGTACGTCCGGTTGATCGACCTGATCGCCGAAGCGCTGACGAAGCGCCCCGACCAGCCCGCCGACGCACTGGAGCGACGGGTGTTGGCCGGGGCGATCGTCGGCGTGCTGATCGCCGCCTCCCACAACACCCCGTTACCGGGTGACCCGATCTCGAGGTTCCTGCGGGTGCTCGACGAGAAACTGAAGTAGGTCGTCGTGATCTCCCTGGGTCGTCGTGATCTCCCGCTGATCGGGCGGCGTCCCCAGCACTGCGTTGTTCCTTCCGGTGCGCACCCAGCGTGACGCGACCCGGCTACCGCTCTCATTCTCGAACGACTCGTGGACCTCCAGGTGTGATCCGTCGACGGTGGCCGGGAAGCCTCGAATCCTCTGCGCCGACCGGGAAATGTCCGGCGGTCAGACCGCCGGCAGGTCGATCCCGACGGCCGCGTTCTCTTCCGGAGTGCCCAATCGCATCCCGTACCGCAGCGCGATCTCGACGAAGTGACTCATCCGCTGTTGGGGAGAGTGGCGCCCGACGTCCTGCACGGGTACACCGATCTCACGAAAGAACTGCCCCATGCGCGGGGTAGTGATGATCAGGTCGACAGCGACCTCGTCTCCGACGTTGCGGTGTGCATGTAGGTCCCCGCCCGCAACGTGGACGAAGTCGCCGGCGCGAACCTTCAGCCATCGCAGGCCGTCGTCACCCGGTAGGAGCACTTCGTGCGAGCCGGACACGATGTAGAACGCCTCGACGTCGTCGTGGCTGTGCAAGGGAACTGTTACCCCCGGCGGCACGACGCCGCGCATGAGGCAGAGGGGACCGCTTTGGTCCGGCGACCCGGTGAGGAATTCGACGGTCGGACCCAGCACGTCGAGAACCTCGCCCCCGGTGCTGTCGGTGAGCCGGGTGAGAGAACCAGGACTCACGTCAGTGCGCCATATCCACGCGCCGAGGCCGTGTCTGCGAGCAGGCCACGCAGTTTCGTGCGGCCCCGATGGAGGCGGGACGACACTGTTCCGACGGGGGTGTCGAGCAGGTCGGCGATCTCGCTGGTGCGGTAACCCTGAACATCGGCGAAGTACAGCACCGCGCGAAAGTCCGCGGGCAGCTGCCGGAACGCCTCGGCGATGTCGGCGTCGGGTAATCGGTCCAAAACGCGATCCTCCACAGATTCAGCGCCGATCATCTGCGTTTGATACTCGGAGAATTCGCGGGTCAGCACCTCCTCCGGTCTGGCGCGGCGGACACGATACATGTCGATCCACGTCGTGTGCATGATGCGGAACAACCATCCCCGCATCTTGTTCTCCTCGCGGTACCTGTCGAATCTGATGAGCGCCTTGACGAGCGTCTCCTGGACCAGGTCTTCAGCATCGGCTCGATTGCCGGTGATGTGCCGGGCGCGCCGGTACAGGTCGTCGGTGAAGGGAAGCGCATCGCGGCAGAAGCGCCGCGCGGTGGGATCGACCATTGTCGTCAATGCGCCACCGAGAGGAGTTCATCCAGGCCGGTGCGATACAGCATTTCGGACTTGAGCCGATCCTGCACCGCGAACCCCACGTCGGCGCCGTCCTGTGTGGGATCGACGTGGACGCGGAACGGCCGTGAACCGGTCGGTGCGTCCGCGACGGCGACAACCGCCCGGGCCACCTCGGCAGGGTCGGCGTCCGCGGGCACGATGGCGTCGAACGCCTTCTTGATGCGCTCGGCGTATCCGGCGTACGGGCCGGCTTCATACGCGTCGGCCACCTCCGGATTGCCAGGAGTGGCGGCATGGCTGAAGTGGTTGGTGCCCTGGGTGAATGCCCCCGGCACCACGATCGACGTCTCGATACCCCACAGCGCCAATTCTCGTGCGTAGGTGACCGCTAGGGCATCCATGGCGGCCTTGGCCGCGAAGTACGGGCCGAGGTAGGGCGGGGTTCCCCCGGCAACGCTGCTGCTCGACATCCACAGCACCAGTCCTCGCCGCTTCGCGCGCATGTGGGGCAGAACTGCCATGTTGACACGCTGTGCACCAATCACGTTCACCTCATAGAGGTCCGCCAGCTGCTTCGGGGTGAACGCCTCGGCGGGCCCGTAGCACATGTGCCCGGCGTTGTGCACCACGATGTCGATACGTCCGGCGGCACCGATGATCTTCTCGACCGCCGCATCCACCGACTCCGCCGACCCGACGTCCAGTTCGACGGTGCGCAGATCGACACCGTTCGACCGGGCGAAGTCGTCGATGGCGGCCACCTGTGCCGCGTTGTGACCGGTAGTCCCGCGCATCGATGCGTAGACAGTGTGCCCGGCCATCGCCAATGCGTCGGCCGCGAGCCGGCCGAAGCCGCTCGAGGCGCCGGTGATGAGGATGACATGTCCCATGGTTGTACTCACTTTCCGTGTGGGTCGGTGGCGTTGAGCTGGACAACGACGTCGTCGTAATCCCCGCGGGCCTCGCCGTAGCGCAGGAACTTGACCCGTTCGACGAGGATCTGGTGCGCGTCGGGTTCGGCTTCCAGGAGGGTCATGACCTCATCGATGAACGCGTCGAGCGGCATGCCGGCCGGGTTGTTCTCGTGTCCGGGCATCAGCTGAGTCCGCACGGGTGGCGGTACGAGCTCGACTACCTTGACGCTGGTGTCGGACAGCTGCAGCCGGATCGACTCGCTGAGCATGTGGATCGCGGCCTTGGAGGCGTTGTAGCTCGGTGTGACCCGCAGGGGCGCGAACGCCAGACCAGAGGAGACGGTGACGATGGTCGAATCCTCCTGCTGCTGAAGGTGTTCGATGAATGCCGCGATCAACCGAACCGGGCCCAGTACGTTCGTTTCGATGGTCGCCCGGGCGGAGGCAAGGAATGATTCCGGGCGGTGCCAGTCTTCGACGCGCATGATGCCGGCCATGGCGATCACGACGTTCAGGTCGGGGTGATCGGTGATGACCTGCGCGGCGGCTGCTTGGATACTGTCGGGGTCGGTGGTGTCGATGGGCACCGAGCCCAGGCCCGGATGCTCGGCGGTGATCTTGTTGAGTTCCTCGGTGCGTCGCCCACCGACGACGACCGTGTTTCCCCTGGCCTGTAGTGCCAGTGCCAGCGCCAAGCCGATACCGCTGGTGGAGCCGGGGATGAAAATGGTGTTACCGGAGATCTTCACTGCCAGGTCCTCCTGTGCTCGGGTTGAACGGAATTCGTCGGTTGTCGCCTGATATGCCCTGATGTGTCCGTGTACGCCGAGTCGTTTCGCTGCAAGACTCTTCTCGACACGCGCCCGGCTGTCGTCATTGCTGACCGCCATTGCCGGATAGGCGCTGCCCCGCAGACGCGTTACCTGCTGGCAGGGGGTCGAGTGTCGCGTCGATCTCGTGGATCGCCCGGGCGACACCGGCGCCGTAGTCGGGATCCGCCTGATTGCACAGACCGATCCAGCGCTGCTGGATCTCCCGAGGGACGCCCCGCATCGCGCGGGCGGTGTTGGCGAACAGGCGGTCCTTCGCCTCGACGGTCATCAGGCGGAACAGGTTCCCGGGCTGTGTGAAGTGGTCGTCGTCGTCCTCGAGGTGGTCCCACCGGCCGGCAGTGACGGAACCAAGGGGTTCGGGCGGGGAACCGTACTCCGGCTGTTCCCGCCACTCGCCGTAGCTGTTGGGCTCGTAGGGGAGCGTGCTGCCGTAGTTGCCGTCGACCCGCATGGCACCGTCGCGGTGATAGGCGTGAACGGGGCAGCGCGCCGCATTGACCGGAATCTGGTGGTGGTTGACCCCGAGTCGGTAGTTCTGTGCGTCGTTGTAGGAGAACAGCCGTCCCTGCAGCATCTTGTCCGGTGAGAAGCCGATCCCCGGCACGATCCGCGCGGGTGAGAATGCTGCCTGCTCCACCTCGGCGAAATAGTTGTCCGGGTTGCGGTTCAGCTCCCATTCCCCTACCTCGATCAGGGGGTGGTCGCGGTGGGGCCACACCTTGGTGAGGTCGAATGGGTTATAAGGCGAAGCGGCCGCTTGGCTCTCGGACATGATCTGCACGAACAACTTCCACCGCGGGAACTCACCGCGCTCGATTGACTCGTACAGATCTCGCTGGTGGCTCTCCCGGTCTTTGCCGATGACCGCTTCCGCCTGGGCGTCGGTCAGGAACTCGATGCCCTGCTGGCATACGTGGTGGAACTTCACCCAGTGACGAACGCCTTGGGCATTGAGGAAACTGTATGTGTGCGAGCCGAACCCGTGCATGTGGCGATAAGACTTCGGGATGCCTCGGTCGCTCATCGTGATGGTGACCTGGTGCAAGGACTCGGGGAGCAGACTCCACCAGTCCCAGTTGTTCCGCGGGCTGTGTAGGTTGCTTCGGGGATCACGCTTGACGACGTGATTGAGATCGGTGAACTTCAGAGGGTCGCGGTGGAAGAACACTGGTGTGTTGTTCCCGACGAGGTCCCAGTTGCCCTCTTCGGTGTAGAACTTGACCGCGAACCCGCGGATGTCCCGGGTCGCTTCCGCGGCGCCGCGCTCTCCGGCCACGGTGGAAAACCGCACGAACATCTCGGTCCGCTTGCCCACCTCGGAGAACAGTGTGGCGCAGGTGTACTGGGTCACGTCGTTGGTGACGGTGAAGGTGCCGTACGCACCGGAACCCTTGGCGTGCATCCGCCGTTCGGGGATCACCTCACGGTCGAAGTGGGCCAGCTTCTCGAGGAACCAGACGTCCTGCAGCAGCATCGGCCCCCGGCGCCCGGCCGTAGCCACATGGCTGTTGTCCGCCACCGGGGCCCCGGCGACAGTGGTCAGTTGACCGCCGTGCGGCTGGGCGGCACGGTGGAAAGGTCCGTTGGTGTTCAAAGCGTCTCCAGGATCGGTCGGTCGATTGAGGTCGACTCAATCACCGGCGACCCGCCCGGGCGCCCGGGTGAACTACGGGTATCCAAACCCCCGGGTCCCCCGGGGGGTACGGGTCACTCGACGGGCAGCGCCATGCCGCGAAGCTCCTTGCGCGAGGTGACGCCGAGCTTCGTGAAGATCTTGCCCATATGCCACTCCACCGTGCGGGGGCTGATGAAGAGTTGGGCGGCGATCTCGGAGTTGCTGTGACCACGGCGGGCGAGCTGGGTGATGTGGGCTTCCTGGGTGGTGAGCTGCACGCGACGCACGGCGCTGCCGCGTTTGCGGACGGTCTCCCCAGTGGCTTCCAGCTCGCGACGGGTCCGGTCTGCGAAGCCGTCCGCGCCCATCGCCGTGAAATGGTCCAGTGCGCTGCGGAGTTGAGCGCGAGCCTCTACTCGGCGGCCCTGCCGGCGCAGCCATTCCCCGTAGACCAGCCGCGTGCGTGCCAGGTACACGACCGCGGGGGTCTGCTCGAGGTGGGTGAGCGCGGCGAGATAGTCGGCCTCCGCAGCAGGCCCGTCACTGCTCAGCGCGCGCGACCGAGCCGCCAGACCCAGCGCTGTGCGGGTCCCACCGGCATCCGCGCGTGCGATCAGCCGGGCCAGCGCTGAGCCGGCCGCCGCATGCTCGCCACACCGTGTCCCGGCCTCGACCATCTCTGGCAACGTCAGCGCGCCGATGACGAAATCTGCGTTCTCCAAAGCTTGTTCACATGCCGAAAGCGCCTCGGTGTAGTGGCCGAGGCTGTTGTGCAACACCGCCAGTGAGAACCATGCGGCGCCCACGAAGAATCCTTGGCCCGGGGCCATCGCTGCGTCGTCGGTGATCGCGGCGGTCAACTCGTGGCTCAGTGCCTCCTGGCCACGGAACGCGGCCAGGAGCGCGTCAGCGCGGTGCTCTTCGTGGTCACCGATCGCGGTCGCGATCGCCTCAGCCTCCGAAAGCGCCGCGGCGGCCTCCGGGAAGCGCCCGCGGAAGATGTCGGCCACTGCGAGGAGGTCGAGAGCACGCGGGAGGGAGCCCAGCGCCCCCGCTGCGCGGAGTGCGGCGAGCTGACGTTCAGCGATCGCGTGAAGGGCCTCGAAGTCGAGCAGATCGACAGTGACCCGGGTGATCACGGCGTAGAACCAGGGTTCGGCCACCTCGGCCGCGTCCAGACCGAGAAACGCCTCCACTGCTCGTTTGAGCAACGGCGCGGCGATGACATAGCCGTCGACCACCCGGGCGACCAGCGCGTCCAGCATGAGGTCCACGGCTCGCGGGGGATGCACCGTCGGTGCGTCGGCGCGGGCGGCCAGGCCGACGGCGACGGCCGACGTTCCCGGCGACGTGGACCGTCCGGCCAGTACGGCGGCGCTGAGCGCTTCCAGGTAGATGTCTCTGGCGAGGACCGGGTCGATCTCGCGCACACGGTGGGCGCTTTCCGCCAATCGTGAGATCGCCTCGCTCACGTGGCCGGTCGCCAGTGCGCATCTGGCCCGCATACGCTCGATCCCGGTGCTCAGCCGTTCATCGTCGGTGGGGTGCCGGGCTCGGATGAGGAGCTGGGCTGCGGATTCCGGTGCGCCGGCGTCCAGCTTCGCCCGTGCGGCCGCGAGCGCACGCTGGGCCCGGCGGTGCGGGTCCGGGGTCAGATCGGCCGCGAACTCCAGGAAGGCCGCGCCTGCCGCGATACCGCTGCGGCTGCGGGCTCGCCCCGCCGAACGTTCGAGGTTTTCGGCGACCTGCTCGTCGGGTCCGGTCGCGGCATGTCCTAGGTGCCACGCGCGGTGCTCATCGGACGCCGGTCCATCGATGACGTCGGCCAGCGCTCGATGAACGCGTCGTCTCTCCGATGGTGAGGCACTGCGATACACGGCCGACCGGATCAGCGGATGCCGAAAGCGTACGCGGGTGCCGATCGAGATCAGCTGGGCGGCTTCGGCCGTTTCGGCTACGCTTTCCGGGATGCCGAGGATTTCGGCGGCTGCGCGCAGCCAACGCGGGTCACCGGTGGGATCCGACGCGGCGAGCAACAGCAGCGTCTTGGTCTGTGGCGAGAGTTCCGTAACCTGTTGGCCGAAGCCCCGCTCGAGACGGTTGGTCAGCTGGTCAGCTTCGGCCAAGCCGAAGCCACCGGCCAACTCGGCTGGAGAGAGCACGCGGTGTAATTCGAGAAGGGCCAAGGGGTTACCGCGGGCCTCGGCGATGATGTTCTCGCGTACCTGTTCGTCGAGCTGGCCCGGCAGACTTCGGTCGAGCAACATGCGCGCGTCGTGGTCGTCGAGCCCGCGGATCTGGAGTTCGGGAAGATCGGACAGGAGACGGTCCTCCCTCCGTTTACAGGCGGCGAAGACGATCACGATGGGGTCGGCGATCACTCGCCTCGCCACGAACGCCAGCGCCTGCAGGGACGCCGCGTCGACCCACTGCGCATCGTCGACCAGGCAGAGCGTGGGCCGCTCACTGGATACCTCGGCAAGCAGGGTGAGGACCGCAAGCCCGACCATCAACCGGTCCGGCGGGTCGCCGTCGGCCAGGCCCAACGCCACCCGCAGCGCACGCTGCTGCGGCGGCGGGAGTTGATCGAGACGGCCGAGTAGGCCCGAGCACAATTGGTGCAGTCCGGCGTACGCGAGTTCCATCTCGGATTCGGAACCCACGATTCGCAGCGTCCGGAAGTCCGTGGCGCGGGCCTCCAGGTATTCCAGCAGGGAGGTCTTTCCCATCCCGGCATCTCCCCGCAGGACCACCACTCCACTGCGTCCCTCACGTGCGCCGGTCAGCAGCCGCGCCAGCTCCTGCTGTTCGCGCTGCCGACCGATCAAACGACGCGGAGTCGGCATGGTTGCTGTTCCCGGGTCAAGTGGTTGCCAGCGCGGCTTGCAAGCCCCGCCGTGACGTGATCCCGAGTTTGCCGAAAATCTTCGTCATGTGCCACTCCACGGTCCGTGGGCTGATGAACAGCTGGGCCGCGATCTCTGAGTTGGTGTGACCGGCGCGGGCGAGACGGGCGATCGTCAGTTCCTGGCGGCTCAACGCATCGGCCGGAGCAGCGGTCGGCACCGGTACCGCTTGGCCGAGTTCTGCCAGTGCGCGGCCGGCCCGGCCGGCGAACCCGTCGGCGCGAACTCTGGTGAAGATGCCGTGGGCGCGCCGTAACTGAGTCGCCGCGGCGTCCCGGCGGCCCCGCTCCCTCAGCCACTCACCGTAGAGGAGGTGGACCCGGGCGAGCAGCACGTCGACATCGCAGCGCTGTAGATGAGTGATGGACGTGGTGAATAGTTCCTCCACGCGCATGTCAGCGGCAACCAGGGCTTGGGAGCGCGCTGCCATCCCAAGCGCCATGTCGGTGCCGCTCGCGGTCGTGCGCTCGAGGAGCTGAGCCAACGCCTCACGGGCGGTGGCGGTCTCCCCACCGAGGGCAGCGGCCTCGACCCGTTCGACCAGCCCGTAGCCGCACATCCCGAGATCGTCGTAGTCGACCGCCCACCTCGTGGCCTCCAGCGCCTCGCGATACTCCCCGAAGGTGTTGTGCAGCACCCCGGCCGCGTAGCCCACCAACGGAATGACGCGTCCTTCGCCGCGTGCGGTCGCGCTGGCGATGCTCGCCTCCACCAGCTCCATGGTGCGTTCGGGCTGTCCCCGGAATGCGCAGAGCACCGGTTCGATGTACCCAGGAGTCGGCACCCCGGCGGCCGTGGAGATCGCCTGAGCCTCTTCGATGAATCCGTCGGCTTCCGCGAACCGCCCGCTGTGCACGGAAACCCCGGCGCGGTGTGCGAGTGCGACGGGTAACAGGGTGAGGACGCCGCTTCGGCGGAGCAGGTCGATCTGCTGCTGGGCGATAGCCGCCCAGTCGGCTTGCTCCCACAAGTCAAGAGCGACGCGGCCGGCCAACCCGTACCACTGAGCTTCCGCGGCGCCCG is a window from the Mycolicibacterium litorale genome containing:
- a CDS encoding helix-turn-helix transcriptional regulator, producing MPTPRRLIGRQREQQELARLLTGAREGRSGVVVLRGDAGMGKTSLLEYLEARATDFRTLRIVGSESEMELAYAGLHQLCSGLLGRLDQLPPPQQRALRVALGLADGDPPDRLMVGLAVLTLLAEVSSERPTLCLVDDAQWVDAASLQALAFVARRVIADPIVIVFAACKRREDRLLSDLPELQIRGLDDHDARMLLDRSLPGQLDEQVRENIIAEARGNPLALLELHRVLSPAELAGGFGLAEADQLTNRLERGFGQQVTELSPQTKTLLLLAASDPTGDPRWLRAAAEILGIPESVAETAEAAQLISIGTRVRFRHPLIRSAVYRSASPSERRRVHRALADVIDGPASDEHRAWHLGHAATGPDEQVAENLERSAGRARSRSGIAAGAAFLEFAADLTPDPHRRAQRALAAARAKLDAGAPESAAQLLIRARHPTDDERLSTGIERMRARCALATGHVSEAISRLAESAHRVREIDPVLARDIYLEALSAAVLAGRSTSPGTSAVAVGLAARADAPTVHPPRAVDLMLDALVARVVDGYVIAAPLLKRAVEAFLGLDAAEVAEPWFYAVITRVTVDLLDFEALHAIAERQLAALRAAGALGSLPRALDLLAVADIFRGRFPEAAAALSEAEAIATAIGDHEEHRADALLAAFRGQEALSHELTAAITDDAAMAPGQGFFVGAAWFSLAVLHNSLGHYTEALSACEQALENADFVIGALTLPEMVEAGTRCGEHAAAGSALARLIARADAGGTRTALGLAARSRALSSDGPAAEADYLAALTHLEQTPAVVYLARTRLVYGEWLRRQGRRVEARAQLRSALDHFTAMGADGFADRTRRELEATGETVRKRGSAVRRVQLTTQEAHITQLARRGHSNSEIAAQLFISPRTVEWHMGKIFTKLGVTSRKELRGMALPVE